Proteins from a single region of Pyrus communis chromosome 6, drPyrComm1.1, whole genome shotgun sequence:
- the LOC137738009 gene encoding AAA-ATPase At5g57480-like → MKEYWTSLASLLGVLAFCQSLLQAVFPPELRYAFAKLFNKIFHWFSSYYYFDITEIDGVNTNELYNAVQLYLSSTVSITGTRLSLTRALNSSAITFGLSNNDCMVDNFNGVTVLWEHVVTQRQNQSFSWRPLPEEKRGFTLRIKKKDKLLILNSYLDYIMEKANEIRRKNQDRLLYTNSRGGSLDSRGHPWESVPFKHPSTFETLAMDPKTKREIMDDLMDFANGQNFYQKTGRAWKRGYLLYGPPGTGKSSMIAAMANYLGYDIYDLELTEVHTNSELRKLLMKTSSKSIIVIEDIDCSINLTNRKNNGGGGNAGRNYYESGEMRGGVGGSGEEGGGGNSITLSGLLNFTDGLWSCCGSERIFVFTTNHIEKLDPALLRSGRMDMHIFMSHCSIPALNILLRNYLGYEEGDLDKEITREFEEVLEKAAMTPADVSEVLIKNRRDKGNAVMELLEALKARAERRKKKESNGGGELEEEEDEEEEEEEEEQEKRALESPKDEGSCDLVQDSCKKSDEEDDQKQDDDIIEK, encoded by the coding sequence ATGAAGGAGTATTGGACCTCTTTGGCTTCTTTGCTAGGCGTTTTGGCCTTCTGCCAGAGCCTCCTCCAAGCAGTGTTCCCACCGGAGCTCCGCTACGCCTTCGCCAAGCTCTTCAACAAGATCTTCCACTGGTTCTCCTCCTACTACTACTTCGACATCACGGAGATCGATGGCGTCAACACCAACGAGCTCTACAACGCCGTGCAGCTCTACCTCAGCTCCACGGTCTCCATCACTGGCACCCGCCTCAGCCTCACGCGCGCCCTCAACTCCAGCGCCATCACCTTCGGCCTCTCCAACAACGACTGCATGGTGGACAACTTCAACGGCGTTACCGTCCTATGGGAGCACGTTGTCACGCAGCGGCAGAACCAGTCCTTCTCCTGGCGGCCGCTGCCGGAGGAGAAGCGAGGATTTACCCTCCGCATCAAGAAGAAGGACAAGTTACTCATCCTCAACAGCTACTTGGACTATATCATGGAAAAGGCCAATGAAATCCGGAGAAAAAACCAGGATCGGCTTCTGTACACGAATTCCCGTGGCGGATCGTTGGATTCCCGCGGACATCCTTGGGAATCCGTACCGTTCAAGCATCCGAGCACGTTCGAGACGCTGGCGATGGACCCGAAGACGAAGAGGGAGATCATGGACGATCTCATGGACTTCGCCAATGGCCAAAACTTTTACCAGAAAACAGGGAGAGCTTGGAAGAGGGGTTACCTTTTGTACGGACCTCCGGGGACCGGAAAATCGAGCATGATCGCTGCAATGGCGAACTATCTTGGTTACGATATTTATGACCTTGAACTCACGGAGGTGCACACCAACTCCGAGCTGCGGAAGTTGCTGATGAAGACTAGTTCCAAGTCGATTATTGTGATCGAAGATATTGATTGTTCGATCAATCTGACGAACAGGAAGAACAATGGCGGCGGAGGGAATGCGGGTAGGAATTACTATGAATCAGGGGAGATGAGAGGTGGTGTTGGTGGTTCTGGGGAGGAGGGTGGCGGAGGAAATTCGATTACGCTTTCGGGGTTGTTGAATTTCACTGATGGGTTGTGGTCGTGCTGTGGGAGTGAGAGAATTTTCGTGTTCACAACCAACCACATTGAGAAGCTTGATCCTGCATTGCTGAGGAGTGGGAGAATGGATATGCATATTTTCATGAGCCACTGTTCGATCCCGGCGTTGAATATTCTGCTGAGGAATTATTTGGGGTACGAGGAGGGGGATTTGGATAAGGAGATTACAAGGGAGTTTGAAGAGGTTTTGGAGAAGGCGGCGATGACTCCAGCGGATGTGAGTGAGGTGTTGATTAAGAACAGGAGGGATAAGGGCAATGCGGTGATGGAGTTGCTGGAGGCCTTGAAAGCGAGGGcggagaggaggaagaagaaagagagtaaTGGGGGTGGTGAgttggaagaggaagaagatgaagaagaagaagaagaggaagaagagcaGGAGAAGAGGGCATTGGAGAGTCCTAAAGATGAAGGGTCATGTGACCTTGTTCAGGACAGCTGCAAGAAAAGTGATGAAGAGGATGATCAAAAACAAGATGATGACATTATAGAAAAATGA